GTGGACTTCTACGAAAACCCCGACAAAATCCAGGGAGACCTGGGGAGGGCGCAGGTCGCCACCGCCGTAAAAGAATGGAAACTGCCAAGCATTGAATGGACCTTCGTGATCGATAAGAACGGCGTCGTAAGGGCGCGCTTCGAGGGTTTCGCAACTTATTCGGAGGTTGAGCAGGCTTTCAAGCAAGTCCTGTAGAGGCCTCTCAAAAACGAGAATGGTAAAATGTAGGGGCCGCTTCCTGGACCGGGGAGAGGCTCCTGTGATTTCGCGACATCCACACTTGAACCGGACGTGGGAAATGAGAGGCAAAACCAGGCCGCACAGACGTCACGGCGCCCGTGAAAAGGCCATCGCCGTCGGGGTCTTTTGCGCTGCCGCCGCCCTGGTCATGGCCGCCTGCGGAAGCGGCAAGGGTGCGGGAGATACCCAGGATGCAGGGGATCTCTATGCCCGCTACTGCGTGGCATGCCACGGAGATGCCGCCACCGGCCGCGGCGCGCTGATGGATGTGCCGGTGCACAGCAATGCGGGCCATGCCTGGCACCATGCGGACGGGCAGCTGCACGACATAATTTTCGGAAGGCTGAACGTACCGGGACGAAAAATGCCCACCTACGAAGGCATTCTCACCGAGGCGCAGGTAGATTCGATACTTTCATATCTGAAGTCCAATTGGGGGCCTCAGGAGCGGGCGCACCAGGAAGAGGTGAGCCGCAACTGGGAGTCAATTCGGGACTGATTGCCGGACTCTATGCTGGGACGCATTTTCCCCACA
The DNA window shown above is from SAR202 cluster bacterium and carries:
- a CDS encoding cytochrome c; amino-acid sequence: MVKCRGRFLDRGEAPVISRHPHLNRTWEMRGKTRPHRRHGAREKAIAVGVFCAAAALVMAACGSGKGAGDTQDAGDLYARYCVACHGDAATGRGALMDVPVHSNAGHAWHHADGQLHDIIFGRLNVPGRKMPTYEGILTEAQVDSILSYLKSNWGPQERAHQEEVSRNWESIRD